The DNA sequence AAGTTCACGTCCCTCCAGATGCCGGAGAAGACCTCGAAGCGGACGGACTGTGTTTGCTGGAAGCGGCTCAGCAGCAGCTCGCAGTCCGTCTTCACCTGTTTCCTGCACAAATCCACGTCGCTGCTGCTCAAACTCAACCTCACAGACTTTAAGCTGCTTCTGTCGACGGACACATGTTCGACTCTTCACCAGGTTCAACAGGAAACGTCGAGGATTTATTGCGTCATCAGCGGCCGACCTCTCCGTCAACCAATCACTCGAAATGATCCGCACATGCGCAGAAACGATCACtgcacaacaacaaactggactccaagagatAATTTCTGCTCCATCATCTCTGACTGGCCTGAAATCTACGATACAATGAAACATTAATGTTTATAAAAAAAGAGTGGTGAGACTCAATTaagaaaattaatctaattaattacaggttttgtaattattattatcatttttgtcaaatagcaacatttgacaaaagtttttcaattcaaataaattttggttgacagatgaatcaatgaatagacatatacgtgtttataatttaaaatttaaatgaaacatttaaaaaagaaaaacgtgaTTTTGATGGTTTAAAACCTGGATTTAGTTTCGGGTTTCCCAGTGTTTGGTACATAACAGAAACAGTAGTTCAAGGctcttcagaaagttgaaaatccacacattcattctgttttcatagtttctggctctgataaatggtgtaattttgatggttcttttttttaagaatatacattttatttataacatGTAAACATTTAGATAAACTataagtttataattaagttacagacagaaaaaaacaaacaccaatcatcacataactgcaCCGAGGCTCCatttccttgacggagtaaaaacttaaagaacaaaaatgttcaCGTTTCGTTGaaatttatctgcatttttcatctgtctgctacattcacagattactgcaaactcaaactgcaattatagcgattatatccaacattttaagactttatgTGAACTCAAGCATTTCAGTGtgttgaaaagtggtctattatgggatggctgcACCGTTGGTACCAGACTGtcatagctaacgttagctctgctgctaacagcaacatgttttacattgaggtgatcagaaaacaaccaggctttttatagtattgtacagcaagatttttagagtatatactaacctttaatgttaatgttactaacctgcctgtcCTGTCCTTTTGTTATTTATGCTGTTGTATGTAATTTGCTGAACACTTAAATTTCCTTaaggattaataaaatatctgtctatctatccatctatccgtctatctgtctatcttcactgttcaccaaactttcttgtgcactGACATCACTTGAGTCCTGTGTATTTTCTTTGCAGctgacagactttaggttcattaccgccacctactgggctggagtgtgcatcgaTGTTATCAGTTTGCCAGAAAACGGAGCTGAGAAAGGTGAGattaaatgcatcatttttttctgtaattaattaataaaaattaatgcaCGGAAGTCTCAGCCCTactaaaatatttctaaaataaaaatacattgaaGTATTGAAacgtttctgtttttaaaataattcaataaatgtattaaataccTAGAAACCAAGTGTCTGCAGGTTTTGTCCTTCATTCATATTTGAGGttatttgaacaacaatatctcaggaactattgaagataaaaacctgaaactttCACTCTCATTTCTCATCATTTCATTGATTTAAAATCTATGTTactgaacaagaaaaacaaagaatcagagattatttgttCTTCTTAGGTGAGTAGTTTGGCTGTTGTATGTACTCTAAGATTTATGTCACTTTGGGAAacaagcatctgctaaatgaaattgaaaattcTAAAGttcaagaatgaaaaaaattgaGGCCATCATGAAAActtccatctttgagctcatattaatataaaaactgatcatgcagaagtcaactagaGATATtgtctgaaccacatgtagcttcatgtcacaataatagAAAAACACATAGAATCATTTTaatattgaaatgaaaaacaaagttattttGTTTATAACTGATAGAGCAGATATGACAAGTTGAATATTGCAGATTTTGAATAAACGTCAAaagaaatatcagaaaaaattCCAGGTCTTTATCTTgaatagttcctgagatgttgttgttcaaacagcctcaaaggtaaatgtgcaaaaaagctTAAAGTGAACCAAAGGACAGTTGTTTcacattaaatatatattgaGCTAAAACTTTAGATACCAGTTACAATATCCACAGTTTATGATGCAAAAGAACCAGTGGAGGTGGATTCAAATGAAACACCAGAAGTAAAACTTAATGATCAATCatgtaaaacaatgaaacaagacaaaacttaACAGCACAAAACCAACaatttcatttttcaccatgaacTTACATTGAAACTCAAACCAGGATTTTCAGTCTTCTCACTACAGCAGCAAAGTATAAAGAGAAAGTcaaaccaaagaaccttcttcagGTGACTTCAGattctccacatgtcttctggtgaactctagtccagatttaatgtgaactttttccaacagagtctttctctttgtctccataaagctttgagtggtgaagaacagacaacagttgttggatgaacagtctctaacatctcagctgctgaagcaggaactccttcagaggaatcatgggtgtcttggtggcctccctctctagtctctttcttactcggtctctcagtttttgaggacgtcctgctctagtcagatttactCATGTTCattattccttccatttctgaatcatggatttaactggactcccaAGAAATATTTAGTGAAATGGATTTTTTCttctatcagtctgtttttcaggaaccttttctcagagtttcttggagtgttctttagtcTCCATGGTGTATTTatatccaggagtactgatcCACCAGTGACTGAACCTTCCAGACACAGGAGTCTTTATTCTACAATCACTGAGAAACATTCAATGAACAATGACTTTCAGACCAATGGTCTAAAATCTTGGGGTGATATTTGACAAACActtgaaatttaacaaattgACACAGTAGTCAGAGCAAGTTTCATTCATCGATGTCTTGTAACCAAGTCAAGCCTTTTCTTAAGCGTACCGACCTTGAAAAAGctattcatgcttttatcagcTCAAGACTGGACTACTGCAATGCACTAGAAATTGGCATCTCCCACTCTTCCATCAGCCCCCTACAACTTCTGAAAAATGCGGCAGCACGTCTTTTAACAAACATTCCTAGATGTGAGCACATCACCCTTGTCCTTTACACTCTCTGCTGGCTTCCAGTCCAGTCAagaattgtttttaaactttgtttcttttaaaagctCTTAATGGTCTTGCTTCACCATATTTACCCGAGCTGTTAACTTTACGGGAACAAAACAGAGGTCAGGGTTACCAAGTTCTTttcaaaaaaagccaaattacaaTGACCATGAATCAcgtttaaaaacaataataggTGAAAAACAGCAGGTGCTGAATACCCGTTACAGGCACTGTACTTGCTGATCCTTTGTTTTAACTTAGAGTAACTAAGGGAACctcatcagaaaacagaaatagagAGATGATTAAAAGATGACGAATCAAGTGCAACCTTAATCAAGACACCAAACAAGAGATTAAACTTGAATTCTGTGGAGCCTGATCTCAAGGGCTTTAAGTTTGTGGGAGACTTCATGAACTTTCACTGAACCCGGCATGGAGAAATCTTCTTGGCAGAGGTTCAGTTTGTGTCCAGTGTGCATCTGCTGGTGTCATTGTAGGGTTCCTTGTTGGTTGGATGTTGGTCCAGACTGGTCACAACAGCACTGTTCACCATTGGCAGAGTGCTGACAAGTCTGAGAGTTTTGTCCATCTGTGCTGCTCTGcttggaaaacaaaacacacaaacacagagaacatCAAGGTTTCCTGCTGCACTGAAGAATGGATGCTTTACCTGAAAAAGAGAACACTACTGCCAACATCTGAGGACAATTTGACCTTTTGTGATTTAATATTCAGTTGTCTGAGCTTCCAGGGAGATTAACACTCATATAGAAAGAGAAGAGCTGCAGGGGTTTAAACTAGAGATGTCCCAAAAAGTACTGGTGGTTCGTGATCCAAGGTGACTCAAtaaatatttagtatctgctgaTATCATATCCCTTGATAATACGCACATCACCTATTGTGGATGAGCTGTAGCACCAAGTTGCACCACAAGGTGGAGCTGCTTTTGAGACCCTCAAGACTGTTCTGTGCTGGAAAGCACAAAGCTTTGTGGAACCTTAACTAGTCaaggagcaccatgacagagacttacATGAGGCACAATGACATGAGGCCAGCAAGCAACTCAGAAGTTAAGCTGGGTTTATATTGGAGAAACATCCAACATCCCAGTAGAATATTTAACACTGATGTGATGTCTTTTCACCTTTATGTGTTCAGAACAAGTTTGTGCTGATGCTGATCACATCAGAATTTCAAATCTTACCTACATCCCCAGATTAACCTGAACCAGGTTTATGTGTCAAAACGAGTACAGGTTAGACTGAAGAACAGCTGATAATGTATTAACATAATTTGACTGACCACAGTTGTTCAAAACAATTTGATATTCCATTTCAGAGCAACATCCAATGCAGAATTGTGTAGACACCGTTATTGAGACCAGTCTTTACATACCTCACTGTGACATTGATTGAACGTTTTCTTCCTGGTGTGGATCTTTTGATGTTGTTTCAGGGAACCTGAAgttgtaaaagttttattacaCTCATCACATCTGTATGGTCTCTCCCCAGTGTGGTCACGTTGGTGAGCTTTTAGGGTGGCAATGTAGTTGTAGCCTTTCCCACATTGGTCACAGTGGTACGGTTTAACTCCGGTGTGGGTCACTTCATGAGCTTTTAAATGTGCGTACCGTAAAAATGGTTTGCCACAGTAATCGCATGCGTACACATCATTTCCAGTGTGGATGCGTTGGTGAGATTTTAGGCTCTGCTGGCACGTAAAAGTTTTTTCACAGTGGTCACACTGGTATAGCTTTCTGCCCGAGTGGGGGCATTGATGGATCAATAACTGTTCATTTTGGGTAAAGGTTTTCACACACTGATCACAGTTGAATGGTTCACCTCCATTGTGAATGAGTTGGTGGGTTCTTAGGTTGCCCATCTGAGCAAAAGTCTTCCCGCACTGATCACAACTGAATGGTTTCactccactgtgaatgagttgatGGGTTCTTAGGTTGCTCATCTGAGCAAAAGccttcccacactgatcacaaCTGAATGGTTtaactccactgtgaatgagttgatGGTCTTTTAAATGTTGCACCCGTCTAaaagtcttcccacactgatcacaaCTGAATGGTCGACCTTcactgtgaatgagttgatGTTTTGTTAACCTACTCTTGCAAGTAAAATTTgtcccacactgatcacagctgaatggttTTACTCCACTGTGAATAAGTTGATGGGCTCTTAGGTTTCCCATCTGAGCAAAtgtcttcccacactgatcacaaCTGAATGGTTtaactccactgtgaatgagttgatGGTCTTTTAAATGATGCTCCCGTCTAaaagtcttcccacactgatcacaaCTGAATGGTCGAACTTcactgtgaatgagttgatGTATTGTTAACGTACTCTTGCAAGTAAAACTCTTCCCACACTGATCGCAACTGAATGGTTTAACTCCACTGTGAAGGAGATAATGGGATTTTAACTGATGCAGCCAagtaaaagtcttcccacactgatcacagccGAATGGTCTTACTCCACTGTGGATGAGTTGGTGTCTTCTTAAGTTACCCTTGTCAGTAAAAGTCTTTCCACACAGATCACACCTGAACAGTTTCTCCACAGTGTGAATGCGTTGGTGAATCCTTAGCTTTGTTGCTGTGATGGAAGTCTTGCCACATTGCTCGGTACTGAGCAATTCATCTCGGTTTGTTGTCATTGGAGAACCATAGTTGTCCTCATCAGAGGTCCAACGTCTCACTCCATTGTTGGTTTCATGTTTCTGTAGTGACAGACAAAGATACAAACAGAGACGTGAGGGAAaagtaaatgtgaaaaaattaaACCTAAAAGTCTCAATTACATGTAGTTGGACGTGAGGTTGAAACAAGATCAGGAATCTGCAGACATGTTAGCAGCTCTGTGATTGGAAACATGGAGATGTGATGGTATGCTATCATGCACACAATgttaacaaaacattttgactgGTTGACACTTTTCAAAGTTCTGCATTGTAGTTACAGCATATTAGGACAGTAACATTTGTCAAATGCCATGAAATACAAAGGAGAGCTGGGACTTCACCACCAAGATCTGCTGACCCCCAGACTTTTCATTAAGACGTTACATTATTGGATCAATGTACAATATGCCAAGCATACAACACAGATGTCCAGAGTCGGAGCGTGCTGGCAGCAGGGTCATTTCACATGTCCCTTTTATCACCAACACTTTCCAGTATCTCCTGGGGGATCAGATGTTGATACCAGGCCTGATGAGATATGAAATTCTGCCACTTAATTCTGGATCTGTCCCCGGGTGCCCTCCAAGTTAGagataccaaaaaaaaaataaccaaaaacatGGGCCCAGAAGGATTCCTGATCAGATGCCCAAACTACCACACATGACTCCTGCCCTTGGTGCAGTGTAAAACTGACTGCCCTCCCAGCTCCTGCCAGATATCCAAGCTCCTCACTCTGTTTCTAAGGCTAAACTTAGCCCATCTACAAGGGAAATTAATTTTGGCTGCTTATATCTGTGATCTCATTCTTTTGGACATGACCCCAAAGCCATGACCAGAGGTGATGGTTGGAAAAAAGACCAACAAGTCAATCAAGAGCGACATCATCTCGCTCAGCTTCTTGTCACCAAAACGGGCCGGTACAATGCCTGTATTTCtactcctcctgtctgtctcgtGTTATTTCTCCATCATTCAAGAACAAGATCTTGAGAGAATTAAACTCCTTCGCTTGAGAAGAAAACTCACCCCAAGTGTCCGGAAGAGTACCATGGCCTCAGGCTCGCAGGTAGTGACTTTAATCTTCGGCTGCCCAGCCCCCACTGTGTGCCAAAGATCACGTTATATATAATTCAACAAAATCACATCATCTGCAAGAAGTAGAGATGCAACTCTGAGGTTCCAAAACTGGACACCCTCCTCACAACTGTCCATTCAGATCCTGTCGATGCATACcagaaaatgatggaaaacaagGGAAAACTTTGGCAGAGTTCAACACCCACCGGAAAGTAGTTTGATTTTGTGCTGAGGATACCAACACAgctctcattttgtttctgtaagGACTGGGTGGCTTGTAACAAAGGCTATACTACCCCATAGTCACACAGTAGACCCAAACAGGAATATCCAGAAGACATGGTCCTGGACTTCTCCAAGTCCACAAAACACGTTGACTGGCTGGTCACAACAACCCTCAGCAGCTCCTAAGTATAAGAGCTGGTCCACTGTTCCAAGTCCATTCCAGACTTGGCCTTATTTTTCGTACATCTGAAGGGAGCAAGAATCAGTTGAAGCCTCCATTCCAGCAtccagggaaaaaaaaattccccaggAGAATCAGTAGTGTGTTACCATGATAACTGAAGCACATCGTCTGATCAcccattttaaaaatgggaATTAACACTCTGGTCTACCATCCCACAGGGACTGTCCACAGCCTCCATTCCATGCTGAAGAGATGGGCCTGTCCTGACAGTCCAAACAGTGTCCAGAACCATCAGCATCTCAGGGCACATCTCCTCCAAACCTGGCTTCCTGCCACTGATGAGTCTCTTTACTTCCACAGTGACTTCTGACACAAATATGGGTGTGGCTTCCCCCAAATTTTTGGACTGTCACATCCACACACCACATTTTGGTCAGGTTTAGGAGCTCCTGAAAATGCTAATTCCACCACAAGATAATATCCCAAGTATGAGGTAGCAGGTCTCCTTCCCTCAGCTGAACACAACCTGAGGTAGGCCCTCCCTTTATGAGGTGTGGAATGGTTTTCCAAAACTATCCtgaggcaaagaaaaaaatctttgtccATAGCCTCCTTGAACAGAGACTCCAAGAAAGAAAGTACTCAGTGATGCTGCATGCTAcatcagcaaaaacaacagtcaCAGTTTTCCCATCggaaacactgaggagaagAGATGCGACCCTCTCGTTCACCGACGAGACTCCTGCACGGTGGAGCTCAGCTGGGGTCTTGCGAGCTTCCCTCACCCTCCCAGTGCCTCTGTCCAAAAGAGTCCACCCCATCTCCAAGATTTTGGTTCCAGAACCTTTGCTGTGCAAAGAAGTGAGCTCAGCTGTATTTAGCTCGTACCACTAGAACCCCTGTACTAGCTTCAGTTTCTTCTCCACCAGAGTGGTGACATTCAACCACCCAACAACCAGAATAGAATGCTGTGGGTGAGCATGTCCAGGTGTCCGTCCACACCAGCCACCCAGCTTACATAGCACTGGACTACGCCTCTCATAGCAAGATGTGAGCCAATTGTTGATTCTTAGCATCTAGGATCACAGAGGCAGTCAAACACCTCCAACTCCATAAGATAATGATTTTGCAGGAGGtatttaaaacagcatttattcTCAAGCATGGCCAAAATGCAGTCTATGAACAACAACACTAAAACAGTAGGAAATGTGACTGGGTGTCTGTGCCTCAGGTGGTATGACGGGTTGTCCACTAACTGCAAGTTTGGCTGTCCGATCACTGACTCCTCCATCATGCAATGCTGcatgggcaagacactgaacctgaGGTTGCTCCTGATGACAGATCAGTCATTACTGAtgtgtgaatgagtgaatgGAAACTCTGTGAAGTGCTTTGAGGACCATTGAGGTAGCCAGGAGCTATATAAGCGCAGAATATTTACCATTGACTTGAAGGTCCATATCATATGTTTGGGGTTTCCATTCCTT is a window from the Amphiprion ocellaris isolate individual 3 ecotype Okinawa chromosome 20, ASM2253959v1, whole genome shotgun sequence genome containing:
- the LOC111585868 gene encoding uncharacterized protein LOC111585868 isoform X9; this encodes MGAGQPKIKVTTCEPEAMVLFRTLGKHETNNGVRRWTSDEDNYGSPMTTNRDELLSTEQCGKTSITATKLRIHQRIHTVEKLFRAAQMDKTLRLVSTLPMVNSAVVTSLDQHPTNKEPYNDTSRCTLDTN
- the LOC111585868 gene encoding zinc finger protein OZF-like isoform X1, translating into MGAGQPKIKVTTCEPEAMVLFRTLGKHETNNGVRRWTSDEDNYGSPMTTNRDELLSTEQCGKTSITATKLRIHQRIHTVEKLFRCDLCGKTFTDKGNLRRHQLIHSGVRPFGCDQCGKTFTWLHQLKSHYLLHSGVKPFSCDQCGKSFTCKSTLTIHQLIHSEVRPFSCDQCGKTFRREHHLKDHQLIHSGVKPFSCDQCGKTFAQMGNLRAHQLIHSGVKPFSCDQCGTNFTCKSRLTKHQLIHSEGRPFSCDQCGKTFRRVQHLKDHQLIHSGVKPFSCDQCGKAFAQMSNLRTHQLIHSGVKPFSCDQCGKTFAQMGNLRTHQLIHNGGEPFNCDQCVKTFTQNEQLLIHQCPHSGRKLYQCDHCEKTFTCQQSLKSHQRIHTGNDVYACDYCGKPFLRYAHLKAHEVTHTGVKPYHCDQCGKGYNYIATLKAHQRDHTGERPYRCDECNKTFTTSGSLKQHQKIHTRKKTFNQCHSESSTDGQNSQTCQHSANGEQCCCDQSGPTSNQQGTLQ
- the LOC111585868 gene encoding zinc finger protein OZF-like isoform X2, with the protein product MDSSQEKHETNNGVRRWTSDEDNYGSPMTTNRDELLSTEQCGKTSITATKLRIHQRIHTVEKLFRCDLCGKTFTDKGNLRRHQLIHSGVRPFGCDQCGKTFTWLHQLKSHYLLHSGVKPFSCDQCGKSFTCKSTLTIHQLIHSEVRPFSCDQCGKTFRREHHLKDHQLIHSGVKPFSCDQCGKTFAQMGNLRAHQLIHSGVKPFSCDQCGTNFTCKSRLTKHQLIHSEGRPFSCDQCGKTFRRVQHLKDHQLIHSGVKPFSCDQCGKAFAQMSNLRTHQLIHSGVKPFSCDQCGKTFAQMGNLRTHQLIHNGGEPFNCDQCVKTFTQNEQLLIHQCPHSGRKLYQCDHCEKTFTCQQSLKSHQRIHTGNDVYACDYCGKPFLRYAHLKAHEVTHTGVKPYHCDQCGKGYNYIATLKAHQRDHTGERPYRCDECNKTFTTSGSLKQHQKIHTRKKTFNQCHSESSTDGQNSQTCQHSANGEQCCCDQSGPTSNQQGTLQ
- the LOC111585868 gene encoding zinc finger protein 665-like isoform X5; translated protein: MTTNRDELLSTEQCGKTSITATKLRIHQRIHTVEKLFRCDLCGKTFTDKGNLRRHQLIHSGVRPFGCDQCGKTFTWLHQLKSHYLLHSGVKPFSCDQCGKSFTCKSTLTIHQLIHSEVRPFSCDQCGKTFRREHHLKDHQLIHSGVKPFSCDQCGKTFAQMGNLRAHQLIHSGVKPFSCDQCGTNFTCKSRLTKHQLIHSEGRPFSCDQCGKTFRRVQHLKDHQLIHSGVKPFSCDQCGKAFAQMSNLRTHQLIHSGVKPFSCDQCGKTFAQMGNLRTHQLIHNGGEPFNCDQCVKTFTQNEQLLIHQCPHSGRKLYQCDHCEKTFTCQQSLKSHQRIHTGNDVYACDYCGKPFLRYAHLKAHEVTHTGVKPYHCDQCGKGYNYIATLKAHQRDHTGERPYRCDECNKTFTTSGSLKQHQKIHTRKKTFNQCHSESSTDGQNSQTCQHSANGEQCCCDQSGPTSNQQGTLQ